The genomic interval ATCGATGAACTGAGTCAGCTACAGAACATCGTGCTGGCAACGGGCGGCGGCGCCATCCTCGATGCTGCGAACCGTTGCCACCTGGCCGCGCGCGGTACCGTGATCTACCTCGAGACCTCAGCGGCGCAGACGTTGGCACGGACCGGCAAAGACCGTAACCGGCCCTTGCTGCAGACGGACGACCCGAAACGCAGGTTGGAAGAACTGCTGGCAGTGCGCGACCCCCTCTACCGGGAAATCGCCGACATCGTCATCCCCACGGATGGACGCACCGCGCGGGACGTCGTCAACCACATCATGCGACTGATAAAACCTCATCGTTCAAAGCACGGTCGCACACAGCGTCGCTAGGAGCCTGTCGGACTTTGCCTGGCGGGGCGATTACTCTATCCTCATGCCTTTGACGTACCCGTTTCCGGCCGTGACAGGAATGTCCATGCGCACCCTTCAACTTAATCTCGGCGAACGCAGCTATCCGATCCATATCGGCAGCGACCTGCTGTCCGATCCACGACTGTTCGTACCCCACATCCACGGTCGACAGGTGCTGGTGGTCAGCAATACCCGCGTGGCCCCACTCTATCTGGCACGATTGGAGCACGCCCTGCAGGATTTCGTGCTGCGCTCGATCAGCCTGCCCGATGGTGAGGCCTACAAGACCCTGGAAACCCTGAATCTCGTTTACGATGCCCTGCTGAAGAACCGCTTCAACCGGCACT from Gammaproteobacteria bacterium carries:
- the aroK gene encoding shikimate kinase AroK, which codes for MPGNLFLVGPMGSGKTTIGRHLARLLKRDFIDSDREVERRTGVGIPLIFELEGEAGFRSRECGVIDELSQLQNIVLATGGGAILDAANRCHLAARGTVIYLETSAAQTLARTGKDRNRPLLQTDDPKRRLEELLAVRDPLYREIADIVIPTDGRTARDVVNHIMRLIKPHRSKHGRTQRR